AGTTGTTTGAACATGTTCTTTACCTATAGAAGGATAAACACTATTAGCAATGGGTGACAAAGGTTTTGGTGGAATAGTTGGTGCCATTGAATTTTGAGTTGATTCGGTGTTTCCCATTTTGTAGCATATAGTAACTCCGTTAATTTCActataatgaaaaatagatAATTAATAGGTTTCaaacatttcaaaacagaAGGTAAAATTGCTTAAAGTAGTGGAAATTTTgggtgaatatttttaatccacAAAAATTCTCCACAAATAATTGTATACTgttgctttaaatttaacaagaatCTTTGTAATAGCACCTCAGTAATATTTACCCAGCAAAGGAAAATCCAGCAGGAGCCTTTTTCAACTTACTACACACAATTATATCAGTAATAGCAGTCTTATAGTCCTTTTGATTAACAAGTTTGTAGCACAATTGTTTCTTTTTCCAACCCCTCTGCTGACTATCAACAGTCCTGTTTAAAAGACTAAAACCTTTTGGTGGAAGTGCTTTTTCATggagaattattatttcatgcaaaaaaaaattggggattCCTGCAATTCAGAGCTTAtcataatgaatttttaaagtgaaaaaaacaACCTTCAGTTTTTGAAAGGCACAAATATCTTCCAGAGCTGCTTTTAAAAATAGACTTTTCACCTAAGTCTGCTTCAGAATCTTGGTCGTGAGTCTTGTTAATAGGATAAAAGCCTCTAGGACATTTTTCGATATCTTCTACGATCTAAAAACACAATGTGAAGAtatgtattaaaaacaaattgtagCTACTAACTTGAATTGCAGTGATGGGCCTATCATCCGGCAAAGTTTCTAGGATTTTACTTTGGACTGAAGATTTTaacattattgaaatattcaacAATGAATTCgcctaaaataaattaaagctaTTAGTCATTGGATATAATGATCgcattctatttttttttatcctggTACTTTGGGATACTCTAGAATTGTACCTGTCAATCGCATCCTATTCAAGCAAGAATCAACGTCACCCTAGTGAGTTgaacttagaaaaatattatggaTCAAGATAATCGATCATTGATAcgttttat
The sequence above is a segment of the Euwallacea fornicatus isolate EFF26 chromosome 16, ASM4011564v1, whole genome shotgun sequence genome. Coding sequences within it:
- the Mvb12 gene encoding multivesicular body subunit 12B isoform X1, producing MLKSSVQSKILETLPDDRPITAIQIVEDIEKCPRGFYPINKTHDQDSEADLGEKSIFKSSSGRYLCLSKTEGIPNFFLHEIIILHEKALPPKGFSLLNRTVDSQQRGWKKKQLCYKLVNQKDYKTAITDIIVCSKLKKAPAGFSFAGEINGVTICYKMGNTESTQNSMAPTIPPKPLSPIANSVYPSIGDTDDDYEILRPGPGYGPPGPGPVRPAPKPPVPFQSSFQHQNSIHTLAGSSYPGLEGIPFVVNPKFLNGGSKDNGIPKIRIKTIQQILREYDYSFSVERHLL
- the Mvb12 gene encoding multivesicular body subunit 12B isoform X2 codes for the protein MLKSSVQSKILETLPDDRPITAIQIVEDIEKCPRGFYPINKTHDQDSEADLGEKSIFKSSSGRYLCLSKTEGIPNFFLHEIIILHEKALPPKGFSLLNRTVDSQQRGWKKKQLCYKLVNQKDYKTAITDIIVCSKLKKAPAGFSFAGEINGVTICYKMGNTESTQNSMAPTIPPKPLSPIANSVYPSIGDTDDDYEILRPGPGYGPPGPGPVRPAPKPPVPFQSSFQHQNSIHTLAGSSYPGLEGIPFVVNPKFLNGGSKDNGVKLLFTDSKNQNQNNTTNIEGI